One region of uncultured Methanolobus sp. genomic DNA includes:
- a CDS encoding ATP-binding protein yields the protein MVYDHYLLAPEHLQKEIEEVFSDEIELRGIKSVFYSPSQDVSNPENVLSMVRDLYCDNDVLFLYDSSCSRTPVPDEYSGSVKIKSLEHIYALFADRKLSQSYENDGAFIICSGWLEKWEYNLQNVHQQFTEKSFSETYSSILILDTGIHPDFLTAAEEMSGFTGVRFKVLDVGMGYFKLAFENLILRWDIEKKQNQLKVCNRKAASYAMSIDFIRSIADFTEESEAVASICKLFRIMFAPRNVLYYSFNGDETKLTYSDLSETDRKNALELKNSDANYLVLGDEDGFALKVSTKEDIFGVIELHNVAFPENLDEYLSVGYDLARASGLAISNIRRYYELFRSREEQARLTDMLRTTNRILRHDIANDLQIIMASLDLFEENRSDRYLSMIKKTSIKSASLIRDIRELDSLSAGCEELDILNVKDMIGNVTNKYTLEFKVNGNCLVWGDKALSSVFDNIISNAVRHGNASKVSIDIINVNSRCIISIADNGIGIPDEVKPRIFDEGFKHGDKGHTGFGLFIVRKTIERYNGCIWVEDNVPSGARFVIELDTAKLK from the coding sequence ATGGTTTATGATCATTACCTTCTTGCACCGGAACATCTTCAAAAGGAAATAGAAGAAGTGTTTTCCGATGAAATTGAGCTTAGAGGAATAAAATCTGTATTTTATTCTCCGTCACAGGACGTAAGTAATCCCGAAAATGTTCTTAGTATGGTAAGGGATCTTTATTGCGATAACGACGTACTGTTCTTATATGACAGTTCCTGTTCCCGGACTCCTGTTCCGGACGAATATTCCGGTTCTGTTAAAATAAAAAGCTTAGAACATATATATGCTTTATTTGCAGACAGGAAATTATCACAGTCATATGAAAATGACGGTGCTTTTATAATATGTTCCGGCTGGCTTGAAAAGTGGGAGTATAACCTCCAGAATGTGCATCAACAGTTCACAGAGAAATCATTTTCGGAAACGTACTCTTCCATCCTGATACTGGATACGGGTATTCATCCGGATTTCCTGACGGCTGCTGAAGAAATGTCCGGATTTACTGGTGTCCGGTTCAAAGTGCTGGATGTTGGGATGGGATACTTTAAACTGGCTTTTGAAAATCTGATACTTCGCTGGGACATTGAAAAGAAACAGAATCAATTGAAAGTGTGCAACAGGAAAGCGGCTTCATATGCGATGTCAATTGATTTTATCAGGTCGATTGCAGACTTCACAGAAGAATCAGAAGCGGTGGCGTCTATTTGTAAGCTATTTCGCATAATGTTCGCTCCCCGGAATGTTCTATATTACTCTTTTAATGGGGATGAGACAAAACTCACATATTCCGATTTATCCGAAACTGACCGGAAAAACGCATTGGAATTGAAAAATTCAGATGCAAATTACCTTGTGTTAGGCGATGAGGATGGTTTTGCATTAAAAGTCTCTACAAAAGAGGACATTTTTGGTGTAATAGAGCTGCATAACGTAGCTTTTCCTGAAAATCTGGATGAATATCTCAGTGTGGGCTATGATCTTGCAAGAGCTTCAGGGCTTGCCATATCCAACATAAGACGTTATTATGAGCTATTCAGGTCAAGGGAAGAGCAGGCCAGGCTTACGGACATGCTTCGAACGACAAACAGAATTCTCAGGCATGATATTGCCAATGACCTCCAGATAATCATGGCATCCTTGGATCTGTTTGAGGAAAACAGAAGTGACAGGTACCTTTCTATGATTAAGAAAACTTCAATAAAAAGTGCTTCTCTGATCAGGGATATAAGGGAACTGGATAGTTTATCTGCTGGTTGTGAAGAATTAGATATTTTAAATGTTAAAGATATGATAGGTAATGTCACAAACAAGTATACACTTGAGTTTAAGGTTAATGGCAATTGCCTGGTGTGGGGAGACAAGGCATTATCCTCAGTGTTTGATAATATTATAAGCAATGCCGTACGTCATGGAAATGCCAGCAAAGTATCTATTGATATCATAAACGTGAATAGTCGTTGTATTATATCCATTGCTGATAATGGAATAGGTATTCCTGATGAGGTTAAACCAAGGATTTTTGATGAAGGATTTAAACATGGGGATAAAGGTCACACAGGTTTTGGTCTTTTTATAGTCAGAAAAACAATTGAGCGCTATAATGGGTGTATCTGGGTGGAAGATAATGTTCCTTCTGGTGCAAGGTTTGTTATTGAGCTGGATACTGCAAAACTGAAATGA
- a CDS encoding MASE3 domain-containing protein — protein MNLRNVYDKYSEATIVILVLLALYLISLDSYLLFHSIVEVASITVIAAVFLIAWNSRHYMKNSYLLFLGISFFFVSWIDFLHIISYKGMGIFPGSDANLPTQLWIAARYMQSISLFIAPLLMGKEINSRSISGIYFAVTCLIIAVIFQGYFPDCFIEGSGLTLFKVISEYIISLILLSSLILLRRYKDKFDSTVYNLLSASIVLTIFAELAFTFYIDVYGFSNLVGHYFKLLSFYLIYKAIVVTSLTKPYDLLYRELKMREYDLIKKKKSQEDLLETLSLVNQILRHDILNDLSIVSLSVSNLKERMSEKEIDMSEKAVNHSLKLIHEMKDFESLMYVRELADIDLRSLVLEVVQEFPVKTRISGNCTVKADSGLHSVIGNIIQNAIVHGKASAIDISMNSKGDYCELKISDNGSGIPDKIKERVFDEGFKYGKNGHTGLGLYIAKRIIERYGEISLEDNVPSGVTFIIKFYRCNDDNGYEEKLCHK, from the coding sequence GTGAATTTGCGAAATGTATATGATAAGTATTCTGAAGCAACTATTGTAATTCTGGTTCTTCTGGCTTTGTATCTGATTAGCCTTGACAGTTATCTCTTATTCCACAGCATTGTAGAAGTAGCAAGCATAACAGTTATTGCTGCTGTTTTTCTTATTGCCTGGAATTCCAGGCATTACATGAAGAATTCATATCTTTTGTTCCTCGGAATCAGTTTCTTTTTTGTATCATGGATTGACTTCCTGCATATAATCAGCTACAAAGGGATGGGCATTTTTCCGGGCAGTGATGCAAACCTGCCTACTCAGTTGTGGATAGCTGCCAGGTATATGCAGAGCATCTCACTGTTTATTGCTCCTCTGCTCATGGGAAAAGAAATCAATAGCAGAAGCATATCAGGAATTTATTTTGCAGTTACATGTTTAATTATAGCAGTCATCTTTCAGGGATATTTTCCTGATTGTTTCATTGAGGGCAGCGGCCTGACCCTGTTTAAGGTTATCAGTGAGTACATTATATCTCTGATATTGCTCAGCTCACTCATTCTGCTTCGCAGGTATAAGGATAAATTTGATAGCACGGTCTACAATCTGCTTTCAGCTTCCATAGTTCTCACGATATTCGCGGAACTTGCTTTTACGTTCTATATAGACGTCTATGGTTTTTCAAATCTGGTTGGTCACTATTTCAAACTGCTGTCATTTTATCTTATTTACAAGGCAATAGTTGTTACAAGTCTTACAAAGCCGTATGATCTGCTTTACAGGGAACTTAAGATGAGAGAATATGATCTCATAAAAAAGAAGAAATCTCAGGAAGACCTCCTGGAGACACTCAGTCTTGTGAACCAGATACTCAGGCATGATATTCTCAACGATCTGAGTATTGTTTCCCTTTCTGTTAGTAATCTCAAGGAAAGGATGTCTGAAAAGGAAATAGATATGTCAGAAAAGGCAGTTAATCATAGCCTCAAATTAATCCACGAGATGAAAGATTTTGAGTCGTTAATGTATGTCAGGGAATTGGCTGATATTGATCTGCGTTCTCTTGTACTGGAAGTTGTACAGGAGTTTCCGGTAAAAACCAGAATATCAGGAAACTGTACTGTAAAGGCAGACAGCGGCCTGCACTCTGTAATAGGAAACATTATTCAGAATGCTATTGTACACGGTAAAGCCAGTGCTATAGATATATCAATGAATTCAAAAGGAGATTATTGTGAACTAAAAATCTCCGATAACGGCAGTGGAATACCTGATAAGATAAAAGAACGTGTTTTTGATGAAGGATTTAAATACGGAAAAAACGGGCACACAGGTCTTGGGTTATACATTGCAAAAAGAATAATTGAAAGATACGGCGAAATATCCCTTGAAGATAATGTTCCTTCCGGAGTGACTTTTATAATCAAATTCTATCGGTGCAATGATGATAATGGCTACGAAGAAAAGTTATGTCATAAATAA
- a CDS encoding DUF1641 domain-containing protein, whose translation MSDENLMNQISGVEIRPGDVEAVLDLIRTARILQDYINDQTAHGIADLTSTVLKLTNAIMSTDLIEVMERAVQDPELDKAILNPPKVGLTGVLKEMGDEDFQKGMGVMLTLVKAIGRAAEEEE comes from the coding sequence ATGAGCGATGAAAACCTTATGAACCAGATATCAGGTGTAGAAATCAGACCAGGTGACGTTGAAGCTGTCTTAGACTTAATTCGGACAGCAAGGATACTGCAGGATTACATCAATGACCAGACAGCCCACGGAATTGCAGATCTCACTTCAACCGTGCTGAAGCTCACAAATGCCATCATGAGCACTGACTTAATAGAAGTGATGGAAAGAGCAGTTCAGGACCCCGAACTTGATAAAGCAATTCTCAACCCACCTAAAGTCGGACTTACCGGCGTACTAAAAGAGATGGGAGATGAGGACTTCCAGAAAGGCATGGGAGTTATGCTCACACTAGTAAAAGCAATCGGTAGAGCCGCAGAAGAAGAAGAATGA
- a CDS encoding FAD-dependent oxidoreductase, whose amino-acid sequence MKQKVLILGAGYAGSVVANILAREFRKKIAKEELEITILDKSDTNINQGGFTFIPFELYTPEDITRPRNKLISPRVKAFYGNEGEVTDVDLHNREVSVKSGTKYTYDYLVISMGCRADVNAVPGLTDDLNTFYTSMEDAFKVRDLVKNLDGGKVVVSVASMPIPCPGAPVKFTFMLDSYLRNVKKVRDDVQLTLVWPMEPIGPPEFNKFVTSQLKEKGIEAVRNSPLTNVDAARKEITTKSGEKINYDLLITVPPHKAPQVLIDAGLTDEKGWLSADKATLQYRGPAGDHDNVYVLGDLGPADILKTGIGAHYQAIAVSQSLKNDIYGNGIHTPYEGETGCPLVTELETPATPGRGYIATWKYSKPPEAFSTTKMGWFLYRMYYHIHWDISVKGLF is encoded by the coding sequence ATGAAACAAAAGGTATTGATTTTAGGAGCGGGCTATGCCGGTTCGGTAGTAGCTAACATATTGGCAAGAGAATTCAGAAAAAAAATAGCTAAAGAAGAATTAGAAATTACAATTCTTGACAAAAGTGACACAAACATAAATCAGGGTGGATTTACTTTTATTCCTTTTGAACTTTACACCCCTGAAGATATTACAAGACCCCGGAATAAGCTCATAAGTCCCAGAGTAAAAGCATTTTACGGAAATGAAGGAGAAGTGACAGATGTTGACCTCCATAACAGAGAAGTAAGTGTTAAAAGCGGTACAAAGTATACTTATGACTATCTTGTCATATCAATGGGATGCAGAGCCGATGTCAATGCAGTGCCCGGACTTACAGATGACCTCAATACATTCTACACATCCATGGAAGATGCATTCAAAGTAAGAGACCTCGTTAAAAATCTGGATGGAGGCAAGGTGGTAGTTTCCGTTGCTTCAATGCCTATTCCATGCCCCGGTGCACCGGTTAAATTCACATTTATGCTGGACAGCTACCTGCGCAACGTAAAAAAAGTCAGGGACGACGTACAATTAACGCTTGTATGGCCTATGGAACCAATCGGACCACCTGAATTCAATAAATTCGTTACATCACAGCTCAAAGAAAAAGGTATTGAAGCTGTAAGAAATTCACCACTGACAAACGTAGATGCAGCCCGGAAGGAAATCACAACAAAAAGCGGAGAAAAGATCAACTATGACCTGTTAATCACCGTTCCACCACATAAGGCACCGCAAGTTTTGATCGATGCAGGACTTACGGATGAGAAGGGATGGCTCTCCGCAGATAAAGCTACATTGCAATACCGTGGACCTGCAGGTGACCATGATAATGTCTATGTCCTTGGTGATCTTGGTCCCGCTGACATCCTTAAAACAGGAATAGGAGCACACTATCAGGCCATTGCAGTAAGTCAGAGTCTTAAAAATGACATATATGGAAACGGCATCCATACACCTTATGAAGGAGAAACAGGATGTCCACTGGTCACTGAACTGGAAACTCCAGCTACTCCGGGAAGAGGATATATTGCCACCTGGAAATATTCCAAACCACCGGAAGCATTCTCAACCACTAAAATGGGCTGGTTCCTGTACCGCATGTATTACCACATTCACTGGGATATCAGTGTGAAAGGACTGTTCTGA
- the rpsJ gene encoding 30S ribosomal protein S10: MSQKARIRLSGISPVNLDGVCDQVKAIADRTGVSISGPVPLPTKKMVVPVRKSPSGDGTATWDHWEMRVHKRLIDIAADERALRQLMRIQVPKDINIEIVLQN, from the coding sequence ATGTCACAGAAAGCAAGAATAAGATTATCAGGAATTAGTCCTGTAAACCTTGATGGTGTTTGCGATCAGGTAAAAGCGATTGCAGACAGAACAGGTGTAAGTATCTCAGGACCGGTTCCACTACCTACTAAAAAAATGGTAGTACCTGTCCGTAAAAGTCCAAGTGGTGACGGAACCGCTACATGGGATCACTGGGAAATGCGTGTACACAAGAGACTCATCGATATTGCAGCAGATGAGCGCGCACTCAGACAGCTCATGCGTATCCAGGTACCAAAGGACATCAACATTGAGATAGTACTCCAGAACTAA
- the tuf gene encoding translation elongation factor EF-1 subunit alpha, producing the protein MAAEKPHMNLAVIGHVDHGKSTFVGRLMFETGAVPAHLIEKYRAEAKEKGKESFAFAWVMDSLKEERERGVTIDISHKRFDTDKYYFTVVDCPGHRDFVKNMITGASQADAAVLVVAAPDGVMAQTKEHVFLSRTLGINQLIVAVNKMDAAEYSEERYNKVKEDVSQLLGMVGFKAADVPFVPTSAFEGDNITKSSEKTPWYNGPSLLDCLNDLKMPEKPDTLPLRIPVQDAYTISGIGTVPVGRVETGVMKKGQNVTFNPSGATGEVKSIEMHHEEVPEAVPGDNIGWNVRGIGKNDVRRGDVCGPSDKPPSIADEFTGQIVVLQHPSAITAGYTPVFHCHTTQTACTLMSIDKKLDPKTGQVKEENAAFIKAGDAAIVTIKPTRPMVIEPVKEIPQLGRFAIRDMGMTIAAGMCISVKQK; encoded by the coding sequence ATGGCAGCTGAGAAACCACACATGAACTTAGCAGTTATCGGTCACGTAGACCACGGCAAATCAACCTTTGTCGGAAGATTGATGTTCGAAACAGGGGCAGTACCTGCTCACCTTATCGAAAAATACAGAGCAGAAGCTAAAGAGAAAGGAAAAGAATCCTTCGCTTTCGCATGGGTTATGGACTCACTCAAGGAAGAGCGTGAGAGAGGAGTAACCATCGATATCTCCCACAAGAGATTCGACACAGACAAGTACTACTTTACAGTAGTGGACTGTCCAGGCCACCGTGACTTCGTAAAGAACATGATCACCGGTGCTTCCCAGGCAGACGCAGCTGTTCTTGTCGTAGCAGCACCTGATGGTGTAATGGCTCAGACAAAGGAGCACGTGTTCCTCTCAAGGACCCTTGGTATCAACCAGCTTATCGTCGCTGTCAACAAGATGGATGCAGCTGAATACAGCGAGGAAAGGTACAACAAGGTAAAGGAAGATGTAAGCCAGCTTCTCGGTATGGTAGGATTCAAGGCTGCAGATGTACCATTTGTCCCAACCTCAGCATTTGAAGGTGACAACATCACAAAGTCAAGCGAGAAAACACCATGGTACAATGGCCCATCACTTCTTGACTGTCTTAACGATCTTAAGATGCCAGAAAAGCCAGACACACTTCCACTCCGTATCCCAGTACAGGACGCATACACCATATCCGGTATCGGTACTGTACCAGTAGGTAGAGTAGAGACTGGTGTCATGAAGAAGGGACAGAATGTAACCTTCAACCCAAGTGGCGCAACAGGTGAAGTCAAGTCAATTGAAATGCACCACGAAGAAGTACCTGAAGCCGTTCCTGGTGACAACATCGGATGGAACGTAAGAGGTATCGGAAAGAACGATGTCCGCAGAGGAGATGTCTGTGGTCCGTCCGACAAGCCACCTTCAATAGCAGACGAGTTCACAGGACAGATCGTAGTCCTTCAGCACCCATCTGCAATCACAGCAGGATACACACCGGTATTCCACTGCCACACCACCCAGACAGCATGTACCCTCATGTCCATTGACAAGAAACTAGATCCAAAGACAGGTCAGGTCAAGGAAGAGAATGCAGCATTCATCAAGGCTGGCGACGCAGCAATTGTAACCATCAAGCCAACCAGACCAATGGTAATTGAGCCTGTAAAGGAAATCCCACAGCTCGGTAGATTTGCTATCCGCGATATGGGAATGACCATTGCTGCTGGCATGTGCATAAGTGTCAAACAGAAGTAA
- a CDS encoding elongation factor EF-2: MAKDKMVDRVAALMGKPEMIRNIGIVAHIDHGKTTLSDNLLAGAGMLSKELAGNACWTDSDEEEQERGITIDSANVSMVHEYDGEEYLINLIDTPGHVDFGGDVTRAMRAVDGAVVVIDAVEGTMPQTETVLRQALKEHVKPVLFINKVDRLINELQVDGQEMQIRLGKLIDHVNKLIKGMNEERYKAGWKVDAAEGTVAFGSALYNWAISVPMMQKTGVSFQQIFDYNKSDDPESIKELADKCPLHEVLNDMVIRFLPSPLEAQEGRIGAIWHGDKESHIYKSMITADPEADLAFMVTDITMDPHAGEVATGRLFSGSLTRGMEAFVSGTSRTNRIQQVGVFMGPKRLEVENIPAGNIAAVTGLRDAIVGSTVTTLEGMEPFESITHASEPVVTVAVEAKHMKDLPKLVDVLRQVAKEDPTLKITLDEETGEHLMAGMGELHLEVIAHRIERDKGVEITTTPPIVVYRETIRGSAGPVEGKSPNRHNRFYVEVEPLEEGVRDLIKAGEISMRMPEVERREKLMEAGMDKDEAKGIADIFESNVYLDMTKGIQHLNETMELILEGFHEVMKGGPLSKEPCMGVKVKLMDAKLHEDAVHRGPAQVIPASRQGIQAAMLMADDTLLEPYQKVFIQVPQDQMGGATKEIQGRRGIIINMTSEGDMTIIESRAPVSELFGFAGDIRSATEGRAMWSTEFAGFDTLPANLTGEIVSGIRERKGLKKELPQASDFLSI, translated from the coding sequence ATGGCTAAAGATAAAATGGTCGATCGTGTGGCAGCACTCATGGGCAAACCAGAGATGATCCGTAACATAGGAATTGTTGCGCACATCGACCACGGTAAAACAACATTATCAGATAACCTCCTTGCAGGTGCAGGTATGCTCTCTAAAGAGCTTGCTGGTAACGCATGCTGGACAGATTCTGATGAAGAAGAGCAGGAAAGAGGTATTACAATTGATTCAGCAAACGTTTCAATGGTCCACGAGTATGATGGAGAGGAATATCTCATTAACCTTATCGACACACCAGGTCACGTAGACTTTGGTGGTGACGTTACACGTGCAATGCGTGCAGTAGATGGAGCAGTAGTGGTAATTGATGCTGTGGAAGGTACAATGCCACAAACAGAAACCGTACTCAGGCAGGCACTCAAGGAACACGTCAAGCCAGTTCTTTTCATCAACAAGGTTGACCGTCTCATCAACGAACTTCAGGTTGACGGACAGGAAATGCAGATCAGGCTCGGAAAACTCATCGACCACGTTAACAAGCTCATCAAGGGTATGAACGAAGAGCGTTACAAGGCAGGATGGAAAGTCGACGCAGCAGAAGGTACTGTTGCATTCGGTTCAGCTCTGTACAACTGGGCTATCAGTGTACCTATGATGCAGAAAACCGGAGTTAGTTTCCAGCAGATTTTTGATTACAATAAGTCTGATGATCCAGAAAGCATAAAGGAACTTGCAGACAAGTGCCCACTCCATGAAGTCCTGAACGATATGGTCATCAGGTTCCTTCCATCACCACTTGAGGCACAGGAAGGAAGGATTGGCGCTATCTGGCACGGAGACAAGGAATCCCATATCTACAAATCAATGATCACTGCAGATCCTGAGGCAGACCTTGCTTTTATGGTTACAGATATTACCATGGACCCACATGCAGGTGAAGTTGCAACCGGAAGGTTGTTCAGCGGATCACTCACACGTGGTATGGAAGCTTTCGTATCCGGCACATCAAGAACAAACAGAATTCAGCAAGTCGGTGTTTTCATGGGTCCAAAGAGACTTGAAGTGGAGAACATCCCTGCTGGAAATATTGCAGCTGTAACCGGGCTCAGAGATGCAATTGTAGGATCAACAGTAACAACCCTTGAAGGCATGGAGCCTTTCGAGAGCATTACACACGCAAGTGAACCTGTAGTTACTGTGGCAGTAGAAGCTAAGCACATGAAGGACCTTCCAAAACTTGTCGACGTACTTAGGCAGGTAGCAAAGGAAGACCCAACACTTAAGATTACGCTTGACGAAGAAACCGGTGAACACCTTATGGCCGGTATGGGAGAACTCCACCTTGAAGTTATTGCACACAGGATTGAGCGTGACAAAGGTGTAGAGATCACAACCACACCACCTATTGTAGTATACCGTGAAACCATCCGTGGTAGTGCCGGACCTGTAGAAGGAAAGTCACCAAACAGACACAACAGGTTCTATGTTGAAGTCGAACCACTCGAGGAAGGCGTCAGAGACCTTATCAAGGCTGGCGAAATATCCATGCGTATGCCTGAAGTTGAGCGCAGAGAAAAGCTCATGGAAGCAGGTATGGACAAGGACGAGGCAAAGGGTATTGCAGATATATTTGAGAGCAATGTTTACCTTGACATGACAAAAGGTATCCAGCACCTGAATGAAACCATGGAACTCATCCTTGAGGGATTCCACGAAGTAATGAAGGGAGGACCTCTTTCAAAGGAACCATGTATGGGTGTTAAGGTAAAACTCATGGATGCAAAGCTTCACGAAGATGCTGTCCACAGAGGACCGGCACAGGTAATACCTGCATCCAGACAGGGTATCCAGGCAGCAATGCTTATGGCTGACGACACACTTCTTGAACCATACCAGAAGGTATTCATCCAGGTCCCACAGGACCAGATGGGCGGCGCAACCAAGGAAATCCAGGGACGTCGTGGAATCATTATCAACATGACATCTGAAGGTGACATGACAATTATAGAGTCAAGAGCACCAGTGTCCGAGCTTTTCGGATTTGCAGGAGACATCAGATCTGCAACAGAAGGACGTGCAATGTGGAGCACAGAGTTTGCAGGATTCGATACACTTCCAGCAAACCTTACTGGTGAAATAGTAAGCGGCATCAGAGAAAGAAAGGGACTTAAGAAGGAGCTTCCACAGGCATCCGACTTCCTTAGTATATAA
- a CDS encoding 30S ribosomal protein S7, protein MYKLFGKWDLGEVEVTDQGIKRYVNLDPVIIPHTNGKHARQQFNKSDICIVERLVNNVMRNEQNTGKKQRAMMIVSEAFDIINKRTQKNPVQVLVEAIANAGPREEVVRLKYGGISVPKAVDTAPQRRVDSALRYITKGASQSAFKSKRTAAECLASELIAASNRDAKCFSINRKDAKERVAKAAR, encoded by the coding sequence ATGTATAAGTTATTCGGAAAATGGGATCTCGGAGAAGTAGAGGTCACAGACCAGGGAATCAAAAGGTACGTGAACCTTGACCCTGTAATAATTCCACATACAAATGGAAAGCATGCAAGACAGCAGTTCAATAAGTCAGATATCTGCATCGTTGAGCGCCTTGTCAACAATGTAATGCGCAACGAGCAGAACACAGGAAAGAAACAGAGAGCAATGATGATTGTCTCTGAAGCTTTTGATATCATCAATAAAAGAACACAGAAGAATCCTGTACAGGTACTTGTTGAAGCTATTGCAAATGCGGGTCCAAGGGAAGAAGTTGTCAGACTTAAGTACGGTGGAATATCCGTACCAAAAGCAGTAGACACTGCTCCACAGAGACGTGTCGACAGCGCGCTCAGATATATCACAAAGGGTGCCAGCCAGTCAGCTTTCAAGTCCAAGAGGACCGCAGCAGAATGCCTTGCATCAGAACTGATTGCAGCTTCCAACCGCGATGCTAAATGCTTCTCAATCAACAGGAAAGATGCAAAGGAAAGAGTCGCAAAGGCAGCACGTTAA
- a CDS encoding 30S ribosomal protein S12: MPNGKFAAHTIKRMRKDARWKDSRYNRRELGLDVKADPLSGAPQGRGIVLEKVGVEAKQPNSAIRKCVRIQLIKNGRQVSAFCPGDGAINFIDEHDEVTVERIGGRMGGAMGDIPGVRFKVTAVNNVSLREMVIGRKEKPRR, encoded by the coding sequence ATGCCAAATGGAAAATTTGCAGCTCACACTATTAAACGCATGCGAAAGGATGCAAGATGGAAGGATTCTCGCTATAACAGGCGTGAACTTGGTCTTGACGTAAAAGCAGATCCACTCAGTGGTGCACCTCAAGGGAGAGGTATTGTGCTTGAGAAGGTGGGCGTAGAGGCTAAACAGCCAAACTCAGCAATCAGGAAATGTGTAAGAATACAGTTGATCAAGAACGGACGTCAGGTGTCAGCTTTCTGCCCCGGAGACGGAGCTATCAACTTTATTGACGAGCACGACGAAGTTACAGTAGAAAGAATCGGTGGCCGCATGGGTGGTGCAATGGGTGATATCCCTGGTGTACGCTTTAAGGTTACCGCTGTTAACAACGTATCTTTAAGAGAAATGGTCATTGGCCGTAAAGAGAAACCAAGGAGATAA
- a CDS encoding NusA-like transcription termination signal-binding factor, with product MGEIKLSTEGIRYIALFEKLTGAAVKDCIIEDGRIIYVIKAGDMGAAIGRKGDHINRMKKTVDKQIDLVEYSDEPDAFIKNAFSPVTVKSVNIASRNNKRLAYVEVSNKDKGLAIGRNGKNIEKVKLVAKRHHDIDDVILQ from the coding sequence TTGGGCGAGATCAAGTTATCCACTGAAGGTATCCGATACATTGCATTATTTGAAAAATTAACCGGTGCGGCGGTCAAAGATTGTATAATCGAAGACGGCAGGATAATCTATGTAATAAAAGCAGGTGATATGGGTGCTGCAATCGGGAGAAAAGGGGACCACATCAACCGTATGAAGAAAACAGTGGATAAACAGATCGATCTTGTCGAATATTCGGACGAACCAGATGCGTTTATAAAGAACGCATTCAGCCCGGTAACTGTCAAATCAGTGAACATCGCCAGCAGAAACAATAAGCGATTAGCTTATGTAGAAGTATCTAATAAAGACAAGGGTCTTGCCATAGGACGTAATGGGAAAAACATTGAAAAAGTCAAACTTGTCGCAAAGAGACATCACGACATAGATGACGTAATACTGCAGTGA
- a CDS encoding 50S ribosomal protein L30e, which yields MDINIDKALIKVIRTGKVIIGSNRTIDAAISEDAKMVVLASNCPADVRAKIESTNVPILDYPGTGTELGPACGKPYLIAAMAIIDSGESDILAAA from the coding sequence ATGGATATTAACATTGACAAAGCACTTATCAAAGTGATCAGAACCGGAAAGGTGATCATTGGATCTAACAGGACTATTGATGCTGCCATAAGCGAAGACGCAAAAATGGTAGTACTTGCTTCAAACTGTCCTGCAGATGTCAGAGCCAAGATAGAAAGCACAAACGTACCGATACTCGACTACCCGGGCACAGGAACAGAACTTGGCCCTGCATGCGGAAAACCATACCTCATCGCTGCAATGGCAATCATTGACAGCGGAGAGTCTGATATTCTGGCTGCCGCTTGA